The DNA segment TGCTTCGGGTGAAGGTGATTTAACTAAACGCTTAAATACCAAAACTGACGCTGAGTTTTCATCTTTGGCGATTGGGTTTAATACCTTTACGAATAATTTGCAGCAATTAATTATTGAATCTAAGTCCATTGGACAAGAAATCCATAAAAGCTCCGAAATAACCTCATTAGAGTTACAGCAATCTACGGATGCGATGAACTCACAACTACATGAACTCGAACAGCTTGCAACCGCAATGCACGAAATGGCAACGACCTCATCCGATGTTGCCCGTAATGCTCAAGGTGCTTCTTCTGCGGCTAAAGAGGCGGATGAGGCAACGGGGGTGGGGTCCAAAGTCGTGAGTGAAACCACCGATGCGATTAATGCCCTATCATCGAGAATCGACATGGCGGTGTCTGAAGTCAACGCATTGGGCGCTGCAACGGATAACATTGCCACTATTTTGAAAGTGATTAATGACATTGCTGACCAAACGAACTTATTGGCCTTAAACGCGGCGATTGAAGCGGCAAGGGCGGGGGATTCTGGCCGTGGTTTTGCGGTGGTCGCCGACGAAGTTCGAACACTCGCTCAAAGGACTCAACAGTCGACAACGCAAATTCGCTCTATGATAGAGCAGCTTCAGGCAGGCGCCCGTGCGGTGACCGATGTGATGAGTCAAAGTAAAGATAATGCCAAAGATGCCGTAATGCGTGCACAGGGCGCCAATACGGCGTTGGATAAAATTCGTGAAGCCATCATGCAGATCAGCGATATGAATCTGCAGATTGCCTCCGCAGCCGAAGAACAAAGCTTGGTTGCTGAGGAGATTAATAACAACACTATTAGAATTAAAGATTTATCCGTTCAGGTGTCGAATGTCGCGGTCAATGCTAGTACAGCGATGCATACGCAAACTAAGTACATCAAAGAACAAGATACGATTCTGAACAAATTCATTGTGTAGCGTGATTGCCAATCTTTTAGCTTGCAACTAAGAGCGGCTACGACTCGCTGTGATCTGTTGGTAAGTGCTGTTTTTGAATAGTGCCGTTCTACATATGGCCGTTTTACATGGAGTCATTTCATATTAAGGACATTTAGCATAAGGACATTAATACAGTGCTATTGAATGCTTTGGCATGTTATGGATTTTCCCGTCGGCCTGACGGGTTGCACCTGAGTGTTTGACTTGGCGTTTAGCCTAAATTCAGCTGGTCATTGATGTACCTTGAAGTGAAGCATTCATGAACCCCAGAGGTTGGCAACTTCGGGTCGCTTGAGTCTATCAATCATGATTTTATCCCGTCTTCGGGACGGAAAATATGAATATAGGAAGGCACTCATCATGAGTAGAATCGTACAGTTACTATTAGTTAGTCTGCTTCCTGTCACTATGCAGGTTTATGCTCAAACCACGGAAGAAGCTGAACGATTGCAACAGCTTGAGCAAAGAGTTAAGGAATTGGAGCAACAGGCAAAATCGACCCAGCAACCTAGCCCGACAATGCAGTCCTCCTTGAGTAATAGCCAGTTTTCCCTATATGGTTCATTTCGCCCCACCTTAGAATACCAAGACAAGGCGGACGACCAATGGGACATCGGTGATGCGCTTTCGCGTTTGGGCGTAAAAGCAGAAACCGAATTTGCGCCTAATTGGCGCGCCATTGCCCGCGGCGAATGGAAAATTCGTCTCGACGATAATGGGCGGTTCGGTGAGGCCCGCCTCGCCTTTGCGGGGATAGCCTCTCCCTATGGTCAGCTGACTTTTGGCCGTCAACGCCCAGTGCAATATACGTTAGTGGCTGAATATATTGATGTGTTTAATAACGCTAATAGTCCATTTGGTTACAATCAAGAAAGTCCTTTCTTTGTTAATAATGCACTGATATACGAAGTGAAATTCCAACCTGTCACTTTTATGGCATCTGGTATTTTTGATGGTAATGCTGGTGGCAGCGGTGCAGATGCGGTGAATGTCGGTGCAGGCTTTGATAAGTATGGCGTTCATTTTGGTATCGCATATTTGCAGCAGGATACTTATACCGGCGAGGTGAAAACGGGGGAGGAGCAGCTCACAGGCGGGGTTATCTCCTATGAGTTTAATAATGGTATTTATGCCGCAGTGGGTTATCAAAATAAGGAATACAAGTTTGATATGGGTGATAACCGTACTGGCAGTACCTTTGATAGTGCGTTAGCTATCCCATTTGGCAATGCCTATAAACTGAAGCTAGGCTACTTTTGGTTTAAAGATGGGATAGAGGATAGTACGAGTCTGGATTATGACGGCTATAACCTCACCTTAGAATGGCAAGCGGCGAGCAATGTGCGCTTGCATCTAGAATGCCTGCAACAAAACAACGATGAACGTGAAGATGACACTATTTTTGCCTTAGGTGTTCGCTATGACTTTGATTTGAACTGGAAGATTTGATGGTTAGTTGTTTATTCAAAATCACTAAGCAATCACGAAGCAAAGTGTGGTTAGCGCTTTGGGAAAACGTCGTATATCTAAAGATGGACATGTAAAGGCGAGTGATAAGGCGTGCATTTGAATGCACGCCTTTATTTTAGGGCTTTGATTAAATGGCTTTTGTTGCCTTTGTCAGCCACTCAAGCTCACTGCCCGACATTAATGGCGATAAGGTGTTAAACACTTTCTGATGGTAAGCATTAAACCAGTCGATTTCGCCTTGGGTTAACAGGCTCTTATCAATAAGGCGAGCATCCATTGGGATCAGCGTTAAGGCATCGAATTCATACATTTCACGCTCTGCGCCCTTTAAGGCTTCGCAGTGTTGCACTACCACTAGGTTTTCTAAGCGGATCCCAAAACTGTCGGCGCGGTAATAACCTGGTTCGTTGGATAACACCATACCTGGCATTAAGGCGATGGCATTGAGGTTTTTACCGATGCGCTGCGGGCCTTCGTGCACGCTGAGGAAATGACCAACGCCATGGCCTGTGCCGTGGTCGTAATCAAATCCATGTTGCCACAGATATTGACGGGCGAAGGCATCGAGTTGTTGCCCTGTGGTGCCTTTCGGATAGCGGGCCTGATCTAAGGCGATATGGCCTTTTAATACTAAGGTGACCATTTTCTTCTGTTCATCGGTCACGTTACCAATGGCGATGGTACGGGTGACATCCGTGGTGCCGTCCAGATACTGAGCGCCAGAATCCACAAGGTAAATGCTGTCCATCGTCATCATGGCTGGCGTGCCATTGTTATGGTTGTAGTGGCACATGGCCGCATTGGCGCCAGCAGCGGAAATGGTATCGAAACTGGGCTCGCGATATTGTGGATCTTCTAGGCGGAAGCTTTCTAACTTGTCGGCGAGGGTTGCTTCATCGTGCAGACGATGGGCAGCGACCTCGGCATCGAGCCAAGCAAGGAAACGGCTCACGGCCACACCATCGCGGATATGGCTGGCGCGCATGCCTGCTAATTCGGCGGCATTTTTCTGTGCCTTAGGCAGGGAGACCGGGTCAATTCCGGCTATTAACTTGGCGCCTGCATCGCGGGCAATATTTTGTGCCCAAGCATTAGCAGAATTGGGATCGGCGAGCAGTTTCACGCCCTGTAAGCTTGCCAAGGTATCGGCAAGGGAAGCTTCGCTCTTAAAGCTCACACCCGCTCCAACGTGTTCCTCAATGCCCTCAGGGAGTTTGCTTAAATCGGTAAACAGTTGCATATCGCCATTGGCGTGAAGTAGCGCGCAGCCGAGCACGACAGGCAGACGCGGCACGTCATTACCACGGATATTGAGCAGCCAGCAGAAGGAGTCTAAAGCGGCGATCAGCGCGACATCGGCGCCGGCTTTTTTGACTAGTGCGCCAATCTCGGTGCGTTTTTGCAGGCTGGTCTTGCCCGCACTCTCATTACTAAATAACGTGATAGCCGCGCTCGATGGTGCAGGTCGATTTTGCCAGTGCTTATCAATCGGATTCTGTTCGACGGCAACCAATTCAATTTGGGCTTTTGCTAACGTCGCTTTGGCGTTTTCAAACCAAGCTAAGGTGTGTAAACGGGCATCGAAGCCTACACGTGAACCAGCGGCAAGCGTATCGCATAGCCATTCGATTTGCGGTGTGTCAGTTAGGCTTTCATAACTAAAGAGATTTGCATCCACCTGCAGACGCACTTGTACCGTGTAACGACCATCGGTAAAGATGGCGGCTTTGTCTTTTAAGACAATGGCCATGCCCGCTGAGCCAGTAAAATCCGTTGCCCAGTACAGACGCTCGTTATGCTCAGGCACATATTCGCCTAAGTACTCGTCCGCGCGCGGGATGATAAAGGCATCTAAATTGGCACTGGTGAGTTCGCTACGAATGGCGGCAAGACGGTTAGCAATCTTATTCGGTTGTAGGGATTGTGGTGACGATGGTAACGACATAGGGGCTCCAAATATTGGCATTGGCGGCTGACGTAGGCAGCCAAGATTATAATGCGTAATGCTGGCGAAAAGGATGCGAATTGGCGGCGATTATCGCAAGCTCAACGGCTAAGATGCAAGGGGATGGAATAAAGGATTTTGTATACAATTTTGTTTTTTCGGCATCACTTTGCAGTAACAAGGGTTGTGATCTTAGACTAATTTCCAAATTGAAATGTTATCTTTATCATTCAGTTCTTCCGACTAATTCTTACAAATTAGCTACTTAAGTTTTATTCAATCGCTAATATTTACCCATTATGCTAACATTCGCCATCTCCGCTCGGGGTCAGAGGGGAGCACATGTATCAGTGGAGTTGGCGATGCAAACATTAACAATAGACGTGGGCGGTAGCAAAGCCCTGTTCGAACTTCAACTCAAGGGGCATACAGAACAATATAAAATCCCCACGGGTGAAGGCTTTAAAATTGAAGATTTAAATGATCAAATCGCGGCGCTGGAACGGGATTATGATTTACAGCACTACCATTTAGCGATCGCTGTACCTGGACTCGTACAACAGAATCGTTTGGTGTCCTGTAAATCGCTGCCCGGTCTCAATGGGCTAAGCTTTGAAACCTTGAAAACCCAAGGCGAACTTAAGTTTATCTGCAATGATATCGACGCCGGTATGCAGGCAACCTGTGACGAAAAATATGCCTGTGAGTTGTTAGTCATGTGTGGCACTGGAATTGGCATGTCGATCGCGTTGAGCGGCAAGGCTTTTACGGGGGCTACGGGAGTCGCGGGGGAGCTTGGGCATTGCCGGGTGATGACGGAGGCGGGGGAGTTTAGTCTCGAGCAGCTCGCCAGTGGCGATTCTATCCGCAGCCGTAAGATTTCCACCGCCGATGATTTATATCTCGCCGGCACTTATCTGGGGATGGGGCTAGCGTGGGCGGTCAATCTGTTTAATCCTAATCGGATCTGGTTAGCGGGTGGCATGATGAACAGCGCGCCGTACTACAAGGGTTGTCTGGATAGTTTAAGACGCATGGCTCTCAGGGCTCCATTAGCCGAAATGAAGATTAATCGTGTCGATGATATGGAGACCTTAGTCTGCCGTGGCTTATCGGTGATCTTGGCAAGGGATTACTCGAAGGACGCCGCCTAACGGCTTTCGATTGAGATGCGAATAGGTCAAGATTGAGGCGTGATAGGTTCGTTCAGGTTATCAATCTTGGCTTACTCACGCTGATCCAGATATTGATTTCGTTTGGGTCGAGAACAACAGCATGCGGCCATCGGATTTGTGTGTTTGCAGTGCACTCTGCATATCACCTCGTTCGATGACCGCATTTTTGTTTGCACGAGTTATCAAGTTGCGCCTTGCAAACCGCTTTCTTAAGACTTTCGATTTATTTTTATTGTCTTCCCTATTGGCGATACCAGTCCATGATAGGACTCCATGGCTTAAGCAATCCTTTTAAATACAATTCATTGCTCATTTTTTGCACTCAGTGGTTTTACTTTTCCTTTAAGCCAATCCAGTGTTGGTAATCGGTACAATGGCCCGTTTGTTAATATTTAGTTGCAATTTAACGCTATAGCGGCATATGCTAATTAACGTAATGACAACGTTGTCATTAGTGAAAAAGGCAAACCAATCGAAAGATTGGGACGCAAAGCCTCCGGTCTAAGGGTTCGTTTGTACCTATGATAGCGGGGATACCACAGGTTGTTTCTTCATGCTGCCGTTGTACGCACATGGTTTTAAGAGTGTTGTTTCCTGTCTACGCTTTGTTTGCCTTATTGATGCATAACTTACTCAATAGGGAAATCTCATGTTTAAGACTCAAATCTCCACCTCGGCGATGCTGGTGGCCTCGGTGCTGGCATCCGCTGTCAGTTTTCAAGCCTTTGCGGCGCTCCCCGGAAAACCGACTTTAGGTTGGGGGAAACCAAGTTTGCCATTATCGAGGTGAATCAAGCCGCCTCAGCCTATAACCAATTAGTGACGGTAAAAGATGCCGCCGATGTGTCCGTGACCTGGAACTTGTATAACGGCGATATCGGCAATAAGGCGCAGGTGTTACTCAACGGAAATGTGGCATGGGAAGGTCCTTCGAGTGCGGCGGGTACGGCCAATTTCAAGGTCAATAAGGGCGGGCGCTATCAAATGCGCGTGCAGCTTTGTAATAATGAAGGTTGCAGTGCCAGTGATGCGAGGGAAATCTTAGTCGCCGATACCGATGGCAGTCATTTACTGCCACTCAATGCGCCTTTGAAAGAAAACAATCGTCCCTATGCGAATAAATCCGGCAAAGTGGTGGGAAGTTACTTTGTGGAGTGGGGTGTTTATGGACGTAAATTCCCCGTCGATAAGATCCCTGCACAAAACTTAACCCATATTTTATACGGCTTTACCCCGATTTGTGGTGGCAATGGCATCAACGACAGCTTAAAGGAAATCGAAGGTAGCTTTGAGGCGTTGCAGCGTGCCTGTGCTGGCCGTGCCGATTTTAAAGTGGCGATCCACGACCCTTGGGCGGCGGTGCAAATGCCGCAGGCGGGGGTGAATGAGTATTCCGATCCCTACAAAGGCAACTTCGGCCAATTGATGGCGTTAAAACAAGCCTATCCCGATCTGAAGATCCTCCCCTCCGTTGGTGGCTGGACGCTCTCCGATCCCTTCTACTTTTTGGGGGATAAAACCAAGCGCGACACCTTTGTCGCCTCAGTGAAGGAATTTTTACAAACCTGGAAGTTCTTCGATGGTGTCGATATCGACTGGGAATTCCCCGGCGGCAGTGGTGCTAACCCAAGCTTAGGAAATGCCAACGACGGACAAACCTATGTCACCCTGATGCGTGAACTGCGGGCGATGCTCGATGAGCTCAGCGCCGAAACTGGACGCACCTATGAGCTGACGTCGGCCATCAGTGCGGGCGGCGATAAAATTGCTAAGGTCGATTATCAGGCGGCGCAGCAATATATGGATTACATCTTCCTGATGAGTTACGACTTTAATGGCGGCTGGACCAATACAGAGCTTGGACATCAAACCAATCTCTATGAGGCGAGCTGGGATCCTAATACCCGTTACACCACGGACAAAGGCGTAAAAGCCCTGCTCTCTCAAGGGGTGACTCCGGGTAAGATTGTGGTCGGCGCTGCTATGTACGGCCGTGGCTGGACTGGGGTGAATGGCTACAGCGGTAACAATCCTTTCACGGGCACTGCAACGGGCAAAGTGAAGGGCACTTGGGAAGCGGGCGTAGTGGATTATCGCCAGATCGCCAAGGATTATATGGGCGCAGGTTGGAGCTATGCCTATGATGAAACCGCTGAAGCGCCATCTGTCTTTAATGCATCTACGGGTGATTTAATTACCTTCGACGATGCTCGTTCTGTTAAAGCCAAGGGCCAATACGTGCTGACCAATCAGCTCGGTGGTTTGTTCGCCTGGGAAATTGATGCCGATAATGGTGACATTCTCAATGCCATGCACGAAGGTCTAGGCCATGGCGAGGGCACAACGCCACCAGCGAATAAAGCGCCGATTGCCAACGCGGGAGCGGATATCACGGTAACCGGTACTACGGATGTCACGCTAAATGGTAGCGCGTCGCGGGATCCTGAAAACGGCGCCTTGAGTTATCAATGGAGCCAAGTCTCTGGCCCTAGCTTAAGTATCAGTAATGCGGATATGGCCAATGCTGTGGTGCAACTGAGCGCGACGGCGTCGGATGTGGTGTATGTGTTCAGTCTGCGAGTCACGGATCCTGAAGGATTATCTTCAACCGACACTGTGACTCTCACCCATAAGGCTGAGACGGCAAACCAAGCGCCTGTGGTGACTGTGCCAGCGACTGTGACGGTTGAAGCGGGGCAATCGGTGAGCATCAATGCGACGGCGACTGACGCCGATGGCGACAGCCTCACCTACGCATGGACAGTGCCAAGCGGCGTGGCGGCGAGTGGACAAAACACTGCCACACTGATGGTTACGGCGCCGACGGTTACTCAATCGACCCAATACAGTTTGAGTGTATTAGTCTCCGATGGTGCCTTAGATGCCAGTGCTGCCTTGACCTTAACCGTGACGCCTAAGGCGACGGGCGGTCAATGTGACGCAACTGACCCCAATGCGGCCAACTATCCTGTTTGGAATGCGACAAGCATTTACAACACAGGTGATACAGTGAGTTATAACCAACTGGTTTGGAAGGCGAAATACTGGACT comes from the Shewanella seohaensis genome and includes:
- a CDS encoding ROK family protein, which encodes MQTLTIDVGGSKALFELQLKGHTEQYKIPTGEGFKIEDLNDQIAALERDYDLQHYHLAIAVPGLVQQNRLVSCKSLPGLNGLSFETLKTQGELKFICNDIDAGMQATCDEKYACELLVMCGTGIGMSIALSGKAFTGATGVAGELGHCRVMTEAGEFSLEQLASGDSIRSRKISTADDLYLAGTYLGMGLAWAVNLFNPNRIWLAGGMMNSAPYYKGCLDSLRRMALRAPLAEMKINRVDDMETLVCRGLSVILARDYSKDAA
- a CDS encoding aminopeptidase P family protein, with product MSLPSSPQSLQPNKIANRLAAIRSELTSANLDAFIIPRADEYLGEYVPEHNERLYWATDFTGSAGMAIVLKDKAAIFTDGRYTVQVRLQVDANLFSYESLTDTPQIEWLCDTLAAGSRVGFDARLHTLAWFENAKATLAKAQIELVAVEQNPIDKHWQNRPAPSSAAITLFSNESAGKTSLQKRTEIGALVKKAGADVALIAALDSFCWLLNIRGNDVPRLPVVLGCALLHANGDMQLFTDLSKLPEGIEEHVGAGVSFKSEASLADTLASLQGVKLLADPNSANAWAQNIARDAGAKLIAGIDPVSLPKAQKNAAELAGMRASHIRDGVAVSRFLAWLDAEVAAHRLHDEATLADKLESFRLEDPQYREPSFDTISAAGANAAMCHYNHNNGTPAMMTMDSIYLVDSGAQYLDGTTDVTRTIAIGNVTDEQKKMVTLVLKGHIALDQARYPKGTTGQQLDAFARQYLWQHGFDYDHGTGHGVGHFLSVHEGPQRIGKNLNAIALMPGMVLSNEPGYYRADSFGIRLENLVVVQHCEALKGAEREMYEFDALTLIPMDARLIDKSLLTQGEIDWFNAYHQKVFNTLSPLMSGSELEWLTKATKAI
- a CDS encoding porin, producing the protein MSRIVQLLLVSLLPVTMQVYAQTTEEAERLQQLEQRVKELEQQAKSTQQPSPTMQSSLSNSQFSLYGSFRPTLEYQDKADDQWDIGDALSRLGVKAETEFAPNWRAIARGEWKIRLDDNGRFGEARLAFAGIASPYGQLTFGRQRPVQYTLVAEYIDVFNNANSPFGYNQESPFFVNNALIYEVKFQPVTFMASGIFDGNAGGSGADAVNVGAGFDKYGVHFGIAYLQQDTYTGEVKTGEEQLTGGVISYEFNNGIYAAVGYQNKEYKFDMGDNRTGSTFDSALAIPFGNAYKLKLGYFWFKDGIEDSTSLDYDGYNLTLEWQAASNVRLHLECLQQNNDEREDDTIFALGVRYDFDLNWKI